The nucleotide window ccccgcccggggctcccggccccggccccgcaccgaGGGGCTGCCCGGTGCTTCCCACGGTACCGCCCCAGGGACCCCGGTACcgcccccgcaccgcccccggACCCCCGCCATCGCCCCCGGTACCGCCCCCGGACCCCCGGCATCGCCCCCGGACCCCCGGCATCGCCCCCGGTACCGCCCCCGGACCCCCGGCATCGCCCCCGGACCCCAGGGTCGCCCCCAGAGCCCCGGCATCGCCCCCGCTATCACCCCCGGGCCCGGGGTCGCCCCCAGACCCCCGGCATCGCCCCCGGTACCGCCCCCGGTACCGCCCCCGCACCCCAGGGTCACCCCCAGAGCCCCGGCATCGCCGCCGGCATCGCCCCCGCTATCACCCCCGGGCCCCGGGATCGCCCCCAGACCCCCGGGATCACCCCCGGGATCGCCCCCGGACCCCCAACATCGCCCCCGGTACCGCCCCCGGACCCCAGGGTCGCCCCCAGAGCCCCGGCATCGCCCCCGGGGTCGCCCCCGGACCCCCGGCATCGCCCCCGGTACCGCCCCCAGACCCCCGGGATCGCCCCCGGGGTCGCCCCCGGACCCCCGGCATCGCCCCCGGTACCGCCCCCAGACCCCCGGGATCGCCCCCGGACCCCCAACATCGCCCCCGGTACCGCCCCCGGACCCCAGGGTCGCCCCCAGACCCCCGGTACCGCCCCCCGGCATCGCCCCCGCTATCATCCCCGAGCCCCGACATCGCCCCCAGACCCCCGCCATCACCCCCGGTACTGCCCCCAGACCCCCGGGAtcacccccagacccccggcATCGCCCCCGGTACCGCCCCCAGACCCCCGGGAtcacccccagacccccggcATCGCCCCCGGTAccgcccccgggccccgggatcgcccccagctccccagtaCCGCCCCCGGGGTCGCCCCCGGACCCCCATCATCGCCCCCGCTATCGCCCCCGGGCCCCAGGATCGCCCCCGGACCCCCGGTACCACCCCCGCACCTCCGGTACAgctcccccagaccccccgGGATTGCCCGGGGGCTCCCGGTATGCCCCCCGgtacccccagtgccccccccccgtgcaGCGGGACCCCTCTGAGTACCAGGGGagagctcccagtgcccccagtcagcccccccagtgccccctcACCCCAGAGCCTGCAGACCGAGGGTCCCCCAGtgccccactgcccccagtagcaccccctccccatccccagtaTCACCCAGTATCACCCAGTagcaccccctccccatccccagtaTCACCCAGGGGCTCCCAGTCCAGCCCTGGGAcctcccagtcctcccagtccAGCTCCCGGTACCCTCAGCACTCCCTGTGCCTCCCCCCGTGCCTTGGCCCTGGGGACgagggggcactggggctgtactgggagcactggggccgggctgggagcactggggccagactggggacaccggggccggactgggggcaccggggccggactgggagcactggggccagactgggggcactggggccagactgggggcactggggccagactgggagcactggggccgggctgggagcactggggccgggctgggggcactggggccagactgggagcactggggccagactgggagcactgggtccggactgggagcactggggccagactgggggcactggggccagactgggagcactggggccagactgggagcactggggccgggctgggagcactggggccagactgggggcactggggccagactgggagcactggtgccggactgggagcactggcgccggactgggagcactggggccgggctgggagcactggggccgggctgggggcactggggccgggctgggggcactggggccgggctgggggcactggggccagactgggagcactggtgccggactgggagcactggcgccggactgggagcactggggccgggctgggggcactgggcagcctgggagcactgggtccggactgggggcactggggccagactgggggcactggggctgggctgggagcactggggctggactgggggcactggggctggactgggggcactggggctgggctgggggcactgggcagcctgggagcactgggtccggactgggggcactggggccagactgggggcagtggggctgggctgggagcactggggctggactgggggcactggggctgggctgggggcactgggcagcctgggagcactggggccagactgggggcactggggccagactgggggcactggggccagactgggagcactggggctggactgggggcactggggccagactgggggcactggggccggactgggggcaccggggctgggctgggagcactggggccggactgggagcactggggctggactgggggcactgggggctcCGGGGCcggactgggggcactggggctggactgggggcactggggccagactgggagcactggggccaggctgggagcactggggccgggctgggggcactgggtccggactgggggcactggggctgggctgggagcactggggctggactgggggcactggggctgggctgggggcactgggcagcctgggagcactggggccagactgggggcactggggctgggctgggagcactggggctggactgggggcactgggtccggactgggggcactgggtccggactgggggcactggggctgggctgggagcactggggctgggctgggggcactgggcagcctgggagcactggggccagactgggggcactggggctgggctgggagcactggggctgggctgggggcactgggtccggactgggggcactgggtccggactgggggcactggggctgggctgggagcacgggggctgggctgggggcactggggccagactgggggcactggggctgggctgggagcactgggtccggactgggggcactggggctgggctgggagcactgggtccggactgggggcactggggccgGACTGGGGGcagactgggggcactggggccgggctgggagcactggggctgggctgggagcactgggtccggactgggggcactggggctgggctgggagcactggggctggactgggggcactggggccagactgggggcactggggctgggctgggagcactgggtccggactgggggcactggggctgggctgggagcactgggtccggactgggggcactggggccgGACTGGGGGcagactgggggcactggggccgggctgggagcactggggctgggctgggagcactgggtccggactgggggcactggggctgggctgggagcactggggctggactgggggcgctggggctgggctgggggcactgggcagCCTGGGAGCCAGCCTGGAGCCCCCCAGGCCTGCTACAGCCCAGGTGTTATTGTAGGTCctacagaaacagcaaaggGCCCcaggggggctctgggggccCGAAAGCCatcggggggggggcaccgggggggggacagcaagtgctggggggggggggacggactGGGCGGGTGCTGGCATTGGGACCCCCGTGTGTGGGGACACCACGTGCcagcctgggggtccccagtgcCACGTGGGGGGGTCCAGGTTTGGCACCCCAAGCCCGGTGAGCTGGCGGGCCCATGACGGGGGCCaccccagggggtcccaggacattttggggcggggggaacgggGACACGGTGGGACCTGGCAGCACCCCTCCCCCAGagctgggacagggaggggggaaTTGGGGTCTCCTGtccccccccggcagccggggccgggcacccACAGGCCCCtttgggtgggatgggggggtcCCGACAGCCCCCCGGTCCCCAACCACACCGGGGACACCTCCCCCATCGCAGCCCCCctaaaaaacaaccccaccatggcgggggggggggtgaccaCCGCTTCCCACCTCTTTTATTCCAACCGGGCGCTACAaagcagggcgggggggggggggggggcaccccaaaaGCCCCCCCTCGCAGCCCCCCTACCCCGACGGAAAAGCCTTGATGACCTTGACGTCGTCGAGGGGCCGGTCCTGGGCGTTGGTCTCCACCATGGCCAGCCggcccagcacccccatgccCTGGCAGACCCTCCCGAAAATGCTGTGCTTCCCGTCCAGCCACTGCGCCGGGCCCAGCGTCAGGAAGAACTGGCTGCCGTTGGTGTCCGGCCCCGCGTTGGCCATGGCCAAGATGCCGGCGCCtgggacggacggacagacggacaccGTTAACGTGTCtgcttttttggggtggggtttttgtggggGGAGGTTTTGACCTGGTGGCATGGGAGAGGCGCCAACCCCGTGGATAGGGTCTTGGGGGTCATGCCACCCCATGGCCAAGGTCCTGGTAGCCATGGGGAACATGCCACACCATAGATGGGGTCATGGGGGACGTGCCACCTTACGGATGGGGTCTTGCGGGTCATGCCACCCCATGGCCAAGGTCCTGGTAGCCATGGGGAACATGCCACACCATAGATGGGGTCATGGGGGACGTGCCACCCTACGGATGGGGTATTGCGGGTCATGCCACCCCATGGCCAAGGTCCTGGTAGCCATGGGGAACATGCCACACCATAGATGGGGTCATGGGGGACGTGCCACCTTACGGATGGGGTCTTGCGGGTCATGCCACCCCATGGCCAAGGTCCTGGTAGCCATGGGGAACATGCCACACCATAGATGGGGTCATGGGGGACGTGCCACCCTACGGATGGGGTCTTGGGGGTCATGCCACCCCATGGCCAAGGTCCTGGTAGCCATGGGGAACATGCCACACCATAGATGGGGTCACGGGGGACGTGCCACCCTACGGATGGGGTCTTGGGGGTCATGCCACCCCATGGCCAAGGTCCTGGTAGCCATGGGGAACATGCCACACCATAGATGGGGTCATGGGGGACGTGCCACCCTATGGATGGGGTCTTGCGGGTCATGCCACCCCATGGCCAAGGTCCTGGTAGCCATGGGGAACATGCCACACCATAGATGGGGTCATGGGGGACGTGCCACCCTACGGATGGGGTCTTGGGGGTCATGCCACCCCATGGCCAAGGTCCTGGTAGCCATGGGGAACATGCCACACCATAGATGGGGTCATGGGGGACGTGCCACCCTATGGATGGGGTCTTGGGGGTCATGCCACCCCATGGCCAAGGTCCTGGTAGCCATGGGGAACATGCCACACCATAGATGGGGTCATGGGGGACGTGCCACCCCGTGGATGGGGTCTTGGCATCATCAGGGACTTGCCACCCCATGGCCAAGGTGCTGGTATCCATGGGGAGCATGCCACCCAATGGATGGGGTCTTGGCATCATCAGGGACATGCCACCCCGTGGATGGGGTCTTGGGGGTCATGCCACCCCATGGCCAAGCTTCAGGCATCATGGGGGACATGCCACCCCATGGAGAGGGTCTagggggacgtgggggacaTGTGACCCCATGGCCAAGGTCCTGGCATCATGGGGGTCGTGCCACCCCATGGCCAAGGTCCTGGGGGACATGTGACACCAtggctggggtcctgggggatgtgggggacaTGCCACCCCATGAATGGGTTCTGCGGGACTTGCCACCCCATGGCCAAGGTCCTGGCATCATGGGGGACGTGCCACCCCATGGCTGGGGTCTAGGGGTCATGCCACCCCATGGCCAAGGTCCTGGCATCACGGGGGACATGGATGGGGTCATGGAGGACATGTGACCCCATGGCCAAGGTCCTGGCATCATGGTGGACGTGCCACCCCATGGCCCAGGTTTTGGAGAACAGGGGGGACATGCCACCCCACGGCTGGGGTCATAGGAGATGCGTCACTCCACGGCCAGGGTCCTAGGAGACACGCCAGCCCATGGCCTGTGTGCTGGGGGACGTGCCACCCCATGGCCAAGGACACTGGGGACATGCCACCCCAtggctggggtcctgggggacacgAGGCATGGgccaccccatggccagggacactggggacacgggggacgtCACCCCATGAACAGGGtcctgggggagatgggggacgTGCCACCCAATGGCTGGGGGTtctggggtcctgggggacatggcaccccatgaacagggacactggggacacgggggacatgCCACCCCATGAACAGGGTTCTGGGGGACATGAGGGATGTgccaccccatggccagggacactggggacacacCACCCCACGGACATGGtcctgggggatgtgggggacgtgccaccccatacatggggtcctgggggccATGAGGGACATGGCACCCCTtggctggggtcctgggggacatgAGGGACATGGCACCCCACGaacagggaccctggggaccctggggacatggCACCCCTtggctggggtcctgggggacacgAGGGACATGGCACCCCACGaacagggaccctggggaccctggggatgtggggaccgtgccaccccatggccagggacaccggggaccctggggacatggcaccccatggctggggtcctgggggacacgAGGGACATGGCACCCCACAaacagggaccctggggacgCAGGGGCCGTgccaccccatggccagggaccctggggacacgggggacatggcaccccatggctggggtcctgggggacacgAGGGACATGGCACCCCATGAACAGGGACCTGGGGGACGCGGGGGCTGTGCCACCCCATGGCgagggaccctggggaccctggggacatggcaccccatggctggggtcctgggggacatgAGGGATGTgccaccccatggccagggaccctggggacactggggacatggcaccccatggctggggtcctgggggacacgAGGGACATGGCACCCCACAaacagggaccctggggacggggggggccgtgccaccccatggccagggaccctggggaccctggggacatggCACCTCAtggctggggtcctgggggacacgAGGGACATGGCACCCCACGAACAGGGACcctgggggacacgggggccgtgccaccccatggccagggacaccggggacaTTGGGGACCCTGGGGTCGTGTCACCCCATGgccagggaccctggggacatggcaccccatggctggggtcctgggggacacgAGGGACATGGCACCCCACGAACAGGGACcctgggggacacgggggctgTGCCACCCCATGGCgagggaccctggggaccctggggacatggCACCCCTtggctggggtcctgggggacacgAGGGACATGGCACCCCATGAACAGGGACCTGGGGGACGCGGGGGCTGTGCCACCCCATGGCgagggaccctggggaccctggggacatggcaccccatggctggggtcctgggggacacgAGGGACATGGCACCCCATGAACAGGGACCTGGGGGACACGAGGGACATGGCACCCCACAaacagggaccctggggacggggggggccgtgccaccccatggccagggaccctggggaccctggggacatggcaccccatggctggggtcctgggggacacgggggccgtgccaccccatggccagggacaccggggacaTTGGGGACCCTGGGGTCGTGTCACCCCATGgccagggaccctggggacatggcaccccatggctggggtcctgggggacacgAGGGACATGGCACCCCACAaacagggaccctggggacgCAGGGGCCGTgccaccccatggccagggaccctggggacacgggggacatggcaccccatggctggggtcctgggggacacgAGGGACATGGCACCCCACGAACAGGGACCCTGGGGGATGCGGGGGCTGTgccaccccatggccagggaccctggggaccctggggacatggcaccccatggctggggtcctgggggacacgggggccgtgccaccccatggccagggacaccggggacaTTGGGGACCCTGGGGTCGTGTCACCCCATGgccagggaccctggggacactggggacatggCACCTCAtggctggggtcctgggggacacgAGGGACATGGCACCCCACGaacagggaccctggggatgCGGGGGCCGTGTCACCCCATGgccagggaccctggggacacgggggacatggcaccccatggctggggtcctgggggacacgAGGGACATGGCACCCCATGAACAGGGACCTGGGGGACACGAGGGACATGGCACCCCACAaacagggaccctggggacgggggggggccgtgccaccccatggccagggaccctggggaccctggggacatggcaccccatggctggggtcctgggggacacgggggccgtgccaccccatggccagggacaccggggacaTTGGGGACCCTGGGGTCGTGTCACCCCATGgccagggaccctggggacatggCACCTCAtggctggggtcctgggggacacgAGGGACATGGCACCCCACGaacagggaccctggggatgCGGGGGCCGTgccaccccatggccagggaccctggggacacgggggacatggcaccccatggctggggtcctgggggacacgAGGGACATGGCACCCCATGAACAGGGACCTGGGGGACGCAGGGGCCGTgccaccccatggccagggaccctggggaccctggggacatggCACCCCTtggctggggtcctgggggagaCGAGGGACATGGCACCCCACAaacagggaccctggggacgggggggccgtgccaccccatggccagggaccctggggacactggggacatggcaccccatggctggggtcctgggggacacgAGGGACATGGCACCCCATGAACAGGGACCTGGGGGACACGAGGGACATGGCACCCCACAaacagggaccctggggacggggggggccgtgccaccccatggccagggaccctggggacacgggggacatggCACCTCAtggctggggtcctgggggacacgggggccgtgccaccccatggccagggacaccggggacaTTGGGGACCCTGGGGTCGTGTCACCCCATGgccagggaccctggggacatggcaccccatggctggggtcctgggggacacgAGGGACATGGCACCCCACAaacagggaccctggggacgCAGGGGCCGTgccaccccatggccagggaccctggggacacgggggacatggcaccccatggctggggtcctgggggacacgAGGGACATGGCACCCCATGAACAGGGACCCTGGGGGACGCGGGGGCCGTgccaccccatggccagggacaccggggacaTTAGGGACACCGGGGACATTGGGGACCCCTGGGGTCGTGTCACCCCATGgccagggaccctggggacatggcaccccatggctggggtcctgggggacacgAGGGACATGGCACCCCACAaacagggaccctggggacgCAGGGGCCGTgccaccccatggccagggaccctggggacactggggacatggcaccccatggctggggtcctgggggacacgggggccgtgccaccccatggccagggacaccggggacaTTGGGGACCCTGGGGTCGTGTCACCCCCATGgccagggaccctggggacatggcaccccatggctggggtcctgggggacacgAGGGACATGGCACCCCCACAaacagggaccctggggacgCAGGGGCCGTgccaccccatggccagggaccctggggacacgggggacatggcaccccatggctggggtcctgggggacacgAGGGACATGGCACCCCACGAACAGGGACCCTGGGGGACGCGGGGGCTGTgccaccccatggccagggaccctggggacactggggacatggcaccccatggctggggtcctgggggacacgggggccgtgccaccccatggccagggacaccggggacaTTGGGGACCCTGGGGTCGTGTCACCCCCCATGgccagggaccctggggacactgggggacatggCACCTCAtggctggggtcctgggggacacgAGGGACATGGCACCCCACGaacagggaccctggggatgCGGGGGGCCGTGCCACCCCATGGtcagggaccctggggaccctggggatgcGGGGGCCGTGCCACCCCATGGCTAGGGACACCGGGGACATTGGGGACCCTGGGGTCGTGTCACCCCATGgccagggaccctggggaccctggggacgcGGGGGCCGTGCCACCCCCCCGGCTTTTCGGCCTCCTGGCGCTGGCCTCTGCTCACCGGTGAACTTCAGCTCGGGGTGCAGCTCGTCCTCAAACTGCTTGCCGTAGATGGAGCGGCACCGCCGCGgcctgggggaggagggggggggggggtcagcagggacccccggcccgtggggggacgcgggggtcgggggggtgcgggggggtcTCTCACCGGTGCCGGTGGGGTCCCCCCCCCTGCACCATGAAGTCCTTGATGACGCGGTGGAACTTGGTGCCGTTGTAGTAGCCGCGGCGGCAGAGCTCGGCGAAGTTCTTGCAGGTGCGGGGGGCGTGCTTCCAGTACAGCTCCAGCACCAGCGCGCCCATCCTGCGCCACCGGCACGGCTCAGCCCGGGGTCAGCCCGGGGTCAGCCCGGGGTCAGCCGGGGGGTCAGCCCAGGGGTCAGCCCAGGGGTCAGCCCAGGGGTCAGCCCACTGGCACCGGGGTCAGCCCAGGGGTCAGCCCACCAGCACCAGGTCAGCCCAGGGGTCAGC belongs to Pelecanus crispus isolate bPelCri1 chromosome 17, bPelCri1.pri, whole genome shotgun sequence and includes:
- the PPIL1 gene encoding LOW QUALITY PROTEIN: peptidyl-prolyl cis-trans isomerase-like 1 (The sequence of the model RefSeq protein was modified relative to this genomic sequence to represent the inferred CDS: deleted 3 bases in 2 codons), producing MAAVPPDCWQPPTVSMETTMGALVLELYWKHAPRTCKNFAELCRRGYYNGTKFHRVIKDFMVQGGDPTGTGRGGASIYGKQFEDELHPELKFTGAGILAMANAGPDTNGSQFFLTLGPAQWLDGKHSIFGRVCQGMGVLGRLAMVETNAQDRPLDDVKVIKAFPSG